The sequence TGAATTCTGAACTGGAACAGCTCGTCGGCCCGGCCCTGCTGGTCTGATGATCCAATAACGCAGTGCAGGTTCTACACCGAGTGCCTGGGGATGAAGCTGCTCAGGAAGAGGGACATTCCAGAGGAGAAGTACAGCAACGCGTTCCTCGGGTACGGGCCCGAGGAATCGCATTTCGTCGTCGAGCTCACTTACAGTCAGTGCGCTCAGTCAGTCGGCAtccctcaccccccccccccccccccccccccccccccttctggcCCCTGTACTGTGTAGTCTGCAGTTTCCAGGTTCCTGATCTTGCTGAATCCATTCACAGATTACGGGGTTGACAAATATGACATAGGCGAAGGGTTCGGCCATTTCGGCATCGCAGTCGAGGACGTAAGATGGCGAACCTAAGACTGCTCCATCGATGAGTTAGAATAGAGAACGTACCATGCTTGGGATCATCTGGATGATTCGTGAAACAGGTGGCCAAGACAGTAGAGCTCATAAGAGCAAAGGCTGGAAAGGTCATCAGGGAGGCCGGTCCTGTCAAGGGCGGCGAGACCGTCATCGCCTTCGTGGAGGACCCCGACGGCTACAAGTTTGAGATCATCGAGAGGCCTGGAACTCCGGAGCCCTTGTGCCAGGTGATGCTCCGCGTCGGCGACCTTGACCGTGCCATAAGCTTCTATGAGAAGGTAAGTAGGTGTAGGCTTTGTTGTCATATATAAGCTCCATATCCTTTGTTGTCCAAAAAAAAATCATCACTACATATATATACACACTACTCTTGATCTATCCCAAATAATAAAGCGCAGGCCTGCGGCATGGAACTGCTCCGGAAGCGAGATAGCCCTGAGTACAAGGTGATGATGCGGGGTTGCAAAAGGCATCAATAATCTGTTAGCTAGTTATTATGTAATTGCTGCCAAATAGCTTGTGTCACGCCATGGATTCCCCCGGATTGCTTCTGCAGTACACAGTGGCAATGATGGGTTACGGCCCTGAAGACAAGGACGCGGTGCTGGAGCTGACCTACAACTATGGTGTCACCGAGTATGCCAAGGGGAATGCATATGCCCAGGTGTGCAATTTGGTTTTCCTCCTCCTTCTTCGCGCGCGCTATGGCCGCCCCAGCAGTCGAGGCTTGACTCTAGACACGCATGATGCGGAGAGATCAAGCAGATCGCCATTGGCACCGACGATGTCTACAGGACCGCGGAGGCGGCGAAGCTGTCCGGAGGCCAGGTGGTGCGGGAGCCGGGGCCCTTGCCAGGGATCAACACCAAGATCACAGCCATCCTGGACCCTGATGGCTGGAAATTGGTACTGTACTACTACTATCCAATGCGCCCATCTTTTGGTCTGTATTGAAGAACGATTCTCTTTTATTAGAGGGAAAAGCTTCTTACAATGTCCATATATCATAGTGCAGGTCTTCGTCGACAACATGGACTTCGCCAAGGAACTGGAGTAGCCACGCCAACGACCTCGGACGCCCTGCAACAGGATTAACTCGCACTGCTGTTGGTCCGTAATTAAAATGAAAGCTATCCTAGTGAAATCCCAAATTTTCATCATGCATAGAATACAGGACCACCATTATATTTGCGAAAGACCCTGAATCAACGATCCCAGACAGATGACTTATGGGCCAATTCCCTGTATACCACTGGAAAATATACTCATCCCTTGTATGCcactggccccacatgtcatagacaCCAAAAATTATACCTATATGCCACTCAGTGGCATACAAGGGATGAGTATAAAATCTGATGGCATACCAGGAATTTTCTCATGACTTATAATGTGTCCACTCGTGTTAAAAACAAAAAAAGACATCTGACATTCTTAAGAAAGTTTTCATATTACCCACGGATGGAAAAAAATAAAAATCGACCAGAACAGCTAAactgatgtgacattcgatcctgtgccatgattcatcatatgtgtgagacttggtcccagcacacctggtgattatgttcgcgcccgggtcttggtgcccctaaaatccgggtgtgacaaaagtggtatcaaaggaatgttgactgtaggacgaaacctagatagaactggacaaccaatacttacttacctttgctactctgattcttttctaaaattttcttaatcttttctcatctatttctgctttactctgatcattcttaccttatctttctaaagacaaatgtggatttcacactttgaaatcatgtgcctaaaagtgacctttagaaataggagacttaatcttaggaacaaaaaacaaaactatttttataaatatctatgaacttgaatgtttgttcttatgatacttgtctgatttggatctttgattgagtgtaatgagttgtggagtaatgtccacaattacatctacatatacatataggcatagatataaataaataaaattcataagataactaaacaatctagattatcctccattaaagtgtatctattttaaatagatcccACTTAACTCAAAggatcctaacttatcctaattaaaatGTATCTGTCTTAATAGATccaccttatcttaaaagactctctcttatcttaatagatacacactatcttgaaaagatttagctgcgatggcggtcggacgggggattcttgcaagtgctcttcccataaactgtagcgggttttcggaagctagtggaactttgtaaaggcctcgtagtggatccctagccattcacctcggtagtgtctaagggcctagctaaccctggcgacatgggatacacgacttgtgggtaaagggtacaacctctgcagagtgtaaaactggtatactagccgagctcacggtcatgagcagctcaggactctctgatgattaaattatggaacctaaactcaatttgtcatttgcatttgcatgggtttattattaattttgttctctattattttattatggtttggtatttacttacacttagtaactgctaataaaagtttgaccaacattaaaagcaatgctcagctttaaccattctctttgataagccttacactccatgagctcccacctttggtgagttcatgtcacattattccccacaacttgttgagcgatgatcatgtgtgagctcacccttgctgtctcacaccccccccccacaggagaagaacaggtggttcaggaggagccacaaggcgaggagtatgatctgatctaggtggcgtttctcagttgacattggcgccgacgatccttagttcgttttacatttattcttttattttgtaataagtcttccgctatgtaataaatactctaatgttttatgacatttatctctatacactctgttattatatatgttgtcttcttggcgcatgtatgagatgcacccggctttgttccttaaagccgggtgtgacaaggttctttggaaccgaacctcggtaaaacaaatcatcgtgttcactcgccttgaatcttgttgatttgttttccctctcttacgtttccttgctagtgtaAATTTGAGGTGTAAATTTGGGTTGGTTCCCATACGTCATCTGTAAtctttgagcaactcctagcaagagagatattttttggacttgaatttaattctaacgctaaccccgaccttagtgtgtgtttaagtttataaattttaggtttcgcctattcaccctccctctaggcgactttcaaaaataGAGATGAGGGTAGATTGGAATGAAGCGAAATCTTGGTTTTTTGTGAGTATCCTTAAAGAGTACACTTCACTAAGATATCGTGGCCAAATGGTTGGACGAAAGATGCTTGGAATAATATGGCACAACGAATAAACGAAAATTTTGAATCAGCAAACTTTGTAGTTTCACAATTGAATGACAGAGAGCAAAGGCTAAAGAAAGATTATAATGCAGTTAAGGAAATTGTGTCAAAGAGTGGTTTCGGTTGGGACAATGATCTAAAGATGGCGACAACTATTTACAGGCTATGGAATGAGCTATCTGCAGAGATGGAAAAGCAAGCCCTTCCCTTACTATGATGATATGCATGAGATTTACAATGGTACACACAACTACTTGTAGAGATGGAGAAACAAGCCCTTCCCTTACGAAGCAGCAATCAGGGCCTTAGTACCGTGAACGTATAGAGGTGTTTGGGATGACTCCATGGGTGTTTGGGATGGCTCCATGCTCTAGCTCTAATGCGGAGTTGTAGTTTATAATACtaatttaaatagttttaaaaataCTTTTAATCTACATAATAAACAAAATGACTTATCTACATGTTTTCTAAAGGATTACAACTCTAGCTCTATGATTTTCTAGAGCACATAATGACCTACTCTAGCAACTTCACTAAATTTTCTGGAGATGAGACTGTCCCAAACAAGGCCATCATATCGTGTTGTTTGAATTGAACTCTTAAAAATAATTAGTAAAAGTCGGTTTATTAAGTGGTGTTTGAGACCGCTACAATTCACGAAAATCAACTCAGCTTCATAAACCTCTAACCAAACACTTCTAACTTCAACAACTTAGCTTCACCAAAAATAATATGAAGTTATATAGGTGCTGGTATTGCTCTCCTTCACAAAAACTAGCTCAACTTCACAAAATTTAAGGTAGAGCAACTCAACTTTAAATTTGCAGATTTTTAACGTGTTTGACTTGTAAATTGGCTTTACTAAAAAATATATAATTAAAATTAATAATATAAAATAGATAAAATGTGTTTCTCCTTTCTCTTTCCAGTGATAGAAGTTCACTCGTAGGCACGTAGGCTCAGTGCAGTAACTACCGCGCACGTGTGTTAGCTTTTCATTGCATCTCAGCACTTGCTCGGGGGCATGTACACCAGCGTGGAGAGCTGGTGGAGCGCGTGGCCATGGCGCATAGGTGGGGCTCAGGCGGACCTGCTCGTCGCCATGGCCAAGGCGCCGACGTAGAGCGTAGGCGGGCACGCAGCTCGGCCTGACGCATAGCGCAGGCGCGTCGATGTGGCCAGGTGTGGTCGCCGACCGATGAGATGGGAAGGCGGGTGTCGAGTACTTGGGAACCGGGTACCTGAAATAGCTTAAGGCCTTGCATTATTCGTTATTGCAATTCATTGTGGAGAAGTGTCGGTGAAGAAGTATGTTTTCGACCAAGATGTGGCGAGAAAGGCCCTTGCTGAAATGGTTGTTTTGCATGAATATCCATTGTCCATTGTGGATCATGTTGGTTTTAGAAGGTACTCAAGTGTTCTTCAACCGATGTTTAAGATGATCACTAGAAACACTTTGAAGAATGACATCATTGAGATTTAtgagattgagaagaagaaggcctTGAGCTTTATGCAGAAGAATATAATGCAAGAATTGCAATAACGACTGAAATGTGGACAACTGAGAATTGCAATAACGACTGATATGGGAATTGCAATAACGACTGATATGGGGAGGCGGGTGTCGAGTACTTGGTTGCTTCTAGGTTCTGGCTTTGACACTctttctagtgaccttgttcacttcttgagcttgatcttgagccttatgacttacaccacataaccatgGGTATTACCTCATTAGTTATAAGTCACGTCCTTAAGTTGTGATCCTCGATGCGTCATatctcttctcaactcgatcaaccttgactttgcaagtgttATTCTTCACCCTGGCTTTGGTTTCCtcggcctccttgaccttctcccgtgaactcagtacctcgaagctcttcttgcctccatccttggcttgattagTTGTCTTCGAGTTACACACTGAGTCTCACTTAGACAAAGTTCATCTTACTTGTGACATCTGTTATCCATAAACATTCCAGTCTTtgtaccatcacacttgttcacttgtgttgaaccttgtaagCTTTGAACTAAGTACCTATTTAACACTTATCAACTCCTATTAGTCCTTTAAttaggttgtcatccaaaccaccaaaaccacaAGGGAGCTTtcaatatatacatatatacaatatcTATTCTTTTTATAACATAAATGTCCTTTGTATAACATAAATAAAGATGACTTGATTAGCAAACTGAAGTTTAGTTCTCATACCGGTATTATTCGCTAAGGAGAGGACCCACGAAGAAATTCACACTTAAAAGGTGTATAGATTTAGATAActcattttatttattatttagattaaaaatattttcTAAACTATTTAATTTTCATGGGACTGCTCCAGATCTCTAAAATTTGGTAGAGTTAGAAGAGTAGGTTATTATGTGCTCCAAAAATCATATAGCTGGAGTTGTGAACTTTTAGAAGATTGTTTTTTGTTTATTGTTtatatttaaaatatttttaaactatttaaatttatattataaaCTACAGCTTCACACTTGAGCTTGAACCTAGAGCAGTCTCAAGCACTTTTATAAACTACAACTCTACGCTTAAGCTGGATTAGAGTAGTCCTAAAATACTCCCTATATCACAGCTCGATAGCCTGACTCAATTTGTTAATGGCTTGA is a genomic window of Zea mays cultivar B73 chromosome 5, Zm-B73-REFERENCE-NAM-5.0, whole genome shotgun sequence containing:
- the LOC103626912 gene encoding probable lactoylglutathione lyase, chloroplastic — protein: MRTLLPVAAGRGTVACAATPVPRRSLLLSTAAAGAALQPEQVAGTRPLRLTRSEASAVAKPRTSADEAISWAKKDNRRLLHVVYRVGDLDKTIKFYTECLGMKLLRKRDIPEEKYSNAFLGYGPEESHFVVELTYNYGVDKYDIGEGFGHFGIAVEDVAKTVELIRAKAGKVIREAGPVKGGETVIAFVEDPDGYKFEIIERPGTPEPLCQVMLRVGDLDRAISFYEKACGMELLRKRDSPEYKYTVAMMGYGPEDKDAVLELTYNYGVTEYAKGNAYAQIAIGTDDVYRTAEAAKLSGGQVVREPGPLPGINTKITAILDPDGWKLVFVDNMDFAKELE